A genomic stretch from Mya arenaria isolate MELC-2E11 chromosome 10, ASM2691426v1 includes:
- the LOC128206055 gene encoding uncharacterized protein LOC128206055 — protein sequence MAEQQRALERETGDFVEVLENEAEVTIDRIQDVGSIVKDELERKASVLGDVLQYETDVGVHAIQDAEDKALQNIKGLNEDKQTSFKSDLKDYLIRFHREDSCSLTLGPGLDLADSGLEDIYIPPNISRVDLQSIHRAKTSKEHTTEPLRNLEQLFSSTGIIFLTADAGVGKTSFCKFLVLSWCNVQEGTTDLKSKVCGTQNVSSDIEYLKEFTYLFYISLRGNQCDKLEDIIFSHTESVHTKLTKDNKAFDHMLGNENGLFILDGLDESYIPSIKPPALDRKYTVLITSRPWKLANINMPRKYTHAKIEAMKQDVSIQLVMRANECLNKHFKTSYETVDFFNVIKAHSLEAHLQNPMLILQLLRIYHDKRSENETWQDNATVGSSCTEYDETLLSHKKDLTNLGTTRSHVYANMLELMLRSVEKKEDSLVQYLTELYENNSQTHALPKCFDEINYICSGLAKLLHDIGKVAAFSILDDNRSLIEEHQIRKLRKDETTVLLKSGLLSKTSLKTISGESNVYTFLHQTYKEMLACVFLSSQDFDSDVWRKLIQTFNSVMSPDMLSFLCVMNYENGRKCLDIFNERKRVFYRDGAFYISELIAYQTTIKMTHKECFDNGIKEPRITLKHALLDPDSGIGTDHALLQGSGLELETLFISNYSFTTAIEPNLFSNSLVHLLVKDVKFRDDHIVLSKCTHLSLITIQNTRLSRVTINPSSLEEFWVYVRPEMIQEIPPMKLSFVGGSQFSSNLKELSLVHVTMDVPLDLANCPQLQKLVMENTSSDSVTGICVVRSMQRCDALQELRGVALTFPADTHLDLSGLTHLSNISIQNTRLSRVTINPSCLEKFWVYVKPELIQEIPPVKLSFVGGSQFSSNLKELSLVHVTMDVPLDLANCPQYQKLVMKNTSSDSLTGVCVVRSMQRCDALQKLRLDTLTFPADTHLDLSEFTCLTDIALVRLTTDITVQFPQNVHKIFIDGVTFGKNTHLDLSEFTCLTDIALVRLTTDITVQFPQNVHKIFIDGVTFGKNTHLDLGSLTHLSNISIQNTRLSRVTINPSCLEMFWVFVKPELIQEIPPVKLSFVGGSQFSSNLKKLSLVHVTMDVPLDLANCPQLQKLVMENTSSDSVTGICVVRSMQRCDALQELRGVALTFPADTHLDLSGLTHLSNISIENTRLSRVTINPSCLEKFWVYVKPELIQEIPPVKLSFVGGSQFSSNLKKLSLVHVNMDVPLDLANCPQLQELVMENTSSDSVTGICVVRNMQRCAALQELRLDTLTFPADTHLDLSGLTHLSKITIQNTRLSRVTINPSCLERFWVYVKPELIQEIPPMKLSFVGGSQFSSNLKELSLVHVTMDVPLDLANCPQLQKLVMENTSSDSVTGICVVRSMQRCDALQELRDDTLTFPADTHLDLSELTCLTDISLVRLTTDITVQFPQNVHEIFIDGVTFCKNTHLDLSGLTHLSKIAIQNTRLSRVTINPSCLERFWVYVKPELIQEIPPVKLSFVGGSQFSSNLKELSLVHVTMDFPLDLANCPQLHTLVIQNTSTDSVTGICVVRSMQRCDALQELRDDALTFPADTHLDLSGFTHLSSINIENTRLSRVTINPSCLKMFWVYVKPELIQEIPPMKLSFVGGSKFSSKLTNLSLIHTTGIHSVDLSECVQLQTLRTSHILQIGTLGLPRLEEVRLFGAQTEVCNNFLQFISESSCPCRRIWFENLSPEIFSSLTVSRTYTEKLESFKFRLIYFDINVFDFIKMTGVKKVEFAEVKIVKAQQLVALLTCTEPIQASDNTAGGTVELPVGLRVSDISFSECPVLGSTVEEVDSAIECLRQVWEIKEVKIKTQQSSISNTVCGEDIIIKNHTVLKSLQLKSN from the exons ATGGCTGAACAGCAACGTGCGTTAGAGAGAGAAACTGGGGATTTCGTCGAAGTGCTTGAAAATGAAGCTGAAGTTACTATCGACCGTATACAAGATGTTGGAAGTATAGTTAAAGATGAATTAGAGAGGAAAGCGTCGGTCCTTGGTGACGTTCTCCAGTACGAGACAGATGTAGGCGTCCATGCTATACAAGATGCTGAAGACAAAGCCCTCCAGAACATAAAAGGGTTGAATGAAGATAAACAGACCTCGTTTAAATCAG ATCTCAAGGATTATCTCATCAGGTTTCACCGGGAAGACAGCTGCTCTCTAACGCTTGGTCCTGGCTTAGATTTGGCAGATTCGGGGCTTGAGGACATCTATATTCCACCAAACATTAGTAGGGTTGATCTACAGTCAATTCATAGAGCCAAGACATCAAAAGAACACACCACAGAACCTCTCAGGAATTTGGAACAGTTGTTCAGTTCAACAGGTATCATATTTCTCACCGCAGACGCTGGTGTCGGAAAGACAtcattttgtaagtttttagTTTTATCATGGTGTAATGTACAGGAGGGAACGACCGATCTGAAATCGAAGGTTTGTGGCACCCAAAACGTTTCTAGCGATATTGAGTATTTGAAGGagtttacatatttgttttacatcaGTTTGCGTGGGAACCAATGCGATAAATTAGAAGATATTATTTTCTCGCATACGGAATCTGTTCATACAAAGTTAACGAAGGATAATAAGGCCTTTGATCATATGTTAGGTAACGAAAACGGGTTGTTCATATTAGACGGCTTAGATGAATCTTACATTCCTTCTATAAAGCCCCCTGCTTTGGATAGAAAGTATACTGTTCTCATTACATCACGTCCTTGGAAActtgcaaatataaatatgccAAGAAAATACACACATGCGAAAATTGAAGCTATGAAACAAGATGTGTCCATACAACTTGTGATGCGTGCGAACGAATGTTTGAACAAGCATTTCAAAACATCATATGAGACGGTTGATTTCTTTAACGTCATTAAAGCTCATAGTTTAGAAGCTCACCTCCAAAATCCAATGTTAATACTGCAGTTGCTACGTATCTATCACGATAAACGCAGTGAGAATGAAACATGGCAGGATAATGCGACAGTGGGCAGTTCATGTACAGAGTACGATGAAACATTATTATCTCATAAGAAGGATTTGACGAACCTTGGTACGACAAGATCGCATGTATACGCAAATATGTTAGAACTGATGTTACGAAGTGTCGAAAAGAAGGAGGATTCACTCGTACAATATCTAACGGAGTTATACGAGAACAATAGTCAAACACATGCACTTCCCaaatgttttgatgaaataaattacatatgCAGTGGTTTAGCAAAACTACTTCACGATATTGGCAAAGTGGCTGCCTTTTCAATCTTAGACGATAATAGATCTTTAATAGAAGAACACCAAATAAGGAAACTTAGGAAAGATGAAACGACGGTACTTCTCAAATCTGGACTTCTTTCGAAAACAAGCTTGAAAACTATATCAGGAGAGAGCAATGTGTACACATTTTTACATCAGACTTATAAAGAGATGCTAGCTTGTGTGTTTCTATCATCGCAAGATTTCGATAGTGATGTATGGAGAAAGTTGATACAAACTTTTAATTCTGTTATGTCACCCGATATGTTGTCTTTTTTATGTGTCATGAACTACGAAAATGGTCGCAAGTGTTTAGATATATTTAATGAAAGGAAACGGGTGTTTTATAGAGATGGCGCATTTTACATATCCGAACTAATTGCCTatcaaacaacaattaaaatgacCCACaaagaatgttttgacaatggaATTAAAGAGCCACGAATTACGTTGAAACACGCACTGCTTGACCCAGATTCAGGCATTGGAACTGATCATGCACTTTTGCAAGGAAGCGGTCTTGAGTTGGAAACACTTTTCATTAGCAACTATTCATTTACCACAGCAATAGAACCGAACTTGTTCTCAAATTCATTGGTGCACTTACTGGTAAAAGATGTTAAGTTTCGCGATGACCATATCGTACTTTCGAAATGTACACATCTCTCATTAATAACTATACAGAACACCCGTCTGTCCCGTGTAACAATCAACCCGTCTTCCCTAGAGGAGTTCTGGGTTTACGTGAGGCCTGAAATGATACAAGAAATACCGCCCATGAAGTTGTCCTTTGTTGGCGGGTCGCAATTCTCTTCCAATCTTAAAGAACTCAGCTTAGTGCACGTGACCATggatgttccccttgatttggCAAATTGTCCGCAATTACAGAAATTAGTTATGGAAAATACCTCATCCGATTCTGTAACAGGTATATGCGTTGTACGTAGCATGCAACGTTGTGATGCACTTCAGGAACTGCGGGGTGTCGCATTGACATTTCCTGCAGATACTCACCTGGATCTCAGCGGTCTCACACATCTCTCAAACATATCTATACAGAACACCCGACTGTCCCGCGTAACCATCAACCCGTCTTGTCTAGAGAAGTTCTGGGTTTACGTAAAGCCTGAACTAATACAAGAAATACCACCGGTGAAGTTGTCCTTTGTTGGCGGGTCGCAATTCTCTTCCAATCTTAAAGAACTCAGCTTAGTGCACGTGACCATggatgttccccttgatttggCAAATTGTCCGCAATATCAGAAATTAGTTATGAAAAATACCTCATCCGATTCTTTAACAGGTGTATGCGTTGTACGTAGCATGCAACGTTGTGATGCACTTCAGAAACTGCGGCTTGACACATTGACATTCCCTGCAGATACGCACCTGGATCTCAGTGAATTCACGTGTTTGACTGATATAGCATTGGTAAGATTAACGACGGATATAACCGTTCAGTTTCCacaaaatgtgcataaaatatTCATAGACGGTGTAACCTTCGGCAAAAATACACACCTGGATCTCAGTGAATTCACGTGTTTGACTGATATAGCATTGGTAAGATTAACGACGGATATAACCGTTCAGTTTCCacaaaatgtgcataaaatatTCATAGACGGTGTAACCTTCGGCAAAAATACACACCTAGATCTCGGCAGTCTCACACATCTCTCAAACATATCTATACAGAATACCCGTCTGTCCCGCGTAACCATCAACCCGTCTTGTCTAGAGATGTTCTGGGTTTTCGTAAAGCCTGAACTAATACAAGAAATACCGCCCGTGAAGTTGTCCTTTGTTGGCGGGTCGCAATTCTCTTCCAATCTTAAAAAACTCAGCTTAGTGCACGTGACCATggatgttccccttgatttggCAAATTGTCCGCAATTACAGAAATTAGTTATGGAAAATACCTCATCCGATTCTGTAACAGGTATATGCGTTGTACGTAGCATGCAACGTTGTGATGCACTTCAGGAACTGCGGGGTGTCGCATTGACATTTCCTGCAGATACTCACCTGGATCTCAGCGGTCTCACACATCTCTCAAACATATCTATAGAGAACACCCGACTGTCCCGCGTAACCATCAACCCGTCTTGTCTAGAGAAGTTCTGGGTTTACGTAAAGCCTGAACTAATACAAGAAATACCGCCGGTGAAGTTGTCCTTTGTTGGCGGGTCGCAATTCTCTTCCAATCTTAAAAAACTCAGCTTAGTGCACGTGAACATggatgttccccttgatttggCAAATTGTCCGCAATTACAGGAATTAGTTATGGAAAATACCTCATCCGATTCTGTAACAGGTATATGCGTTGTACGAAACATGCAACGTTGTGCTGCACTTCAGGAACTGCGGCTTGACACATTGACCTTCCCTGCAGATACTCACCTGGATCTCAGCGGTCTCACACATCTCTCAAAGATAACTATACAGAATACCCGTCTGTCCCGCGTAACCATCAACCCGTCTTGTCTAGAGCGGTTCTGGGTTTACGTAAAGCCTGAACTAATACAAGAAATACCGCCCATGAAGTTGTCCTTTGTTGGCGGGTCGCAATTCTCTTCCAATCTTAAAGAACTCAGCTTAGTGCACGTGACCATggatgttccccttgatttggCAAATTGTCCGCAATTACAGAAATTAGTTATGGAAAATACCTCATCCGATTCTGTAACAGGTATATGCGTTGTACGTAGCATGCAACGTTGTGATGCACTTCAGGAACTGCGGGATGACACATTGACATTCCCTGCAGATACGCACCTGGATCTCAGTGAATTAACGTGTTTGACTGATATATCATTGGTAAGATTAACGACGGATATAACCGTTCAGTTTCCACAAAATGTGCATGAAATATTCATAGACGGTGTAACCTTTTGCAAAAATACACACCTGGATCTCAGCGGTCTCACACATCTCTCAAAGATAGCTATACAGAATACCCGTCTGTCCCGCGTAACCATCAACCCGTCTTGTCTAGAGCGGTTCTGGGTTTACGTAAAGCCTGAACTAATACAAGAAATACCGCCGGTGAAGTTGTCCTTTGTTGGCGGGTCGCAATTCTCTTCCAATCTTAAAGAACTCAGCTTAGTGCACGTGACCATGGATTTTCCCCTTGATTTGGCAAATTGTCCGCAATTACATACATTAGTTATACAAAATACCTCAACCGATTCTGTAACAGGTATATGCGTTGTACGTAGCATGCAACGTTGTGATGCACTTCAAGAACTGCGGGATGACGCATTGACATTTCCTGCAGATACTCACCTGGATCTCAGTGGTTTTACACATCTCTCATCAATAAATATAGAGAACACCCGTCTGTCCCGCGTAACCATAAACCCGTCTTGTCTAAAGATGTTCTGGGTTTACGTGAAGCCTGAACTGATACAAGAAATACCACCCATGAAGCTTTCCTTTGTTGGCGGGTCCAAGTTCTCAAGCAAACTTACGAATCTAAGCTTAATACATACAACGGGTATTCATAGCGTAGATTTATCGGAATGTGTTCAGTTACAAACACTCAGAACAAGTCATATATTACAAATAGGGACATTAGGCCTTCCGCGTCTAGAGGAGGTTCGATTGTTTGGTGCACAAACAGAAGTTTGCAACAATTTTTTACAGTTCATATCTGAAAGCAGTTGCCCTTGTAGAAGAATATGGTTTGAAAACCTATCTCCGGAAATATTCAGTTCATTGACTGTTAGTCGAACATATACGGAGAAGTTGGAATCATTCAAGTTTCgcttaatatattttgacataaatgtatttgattttatcAAGATGACCGGTGTGAAAAAGGTTGAATTTGCAGAGGTGAAAATAGTTAAAGCCCAGCAGCTTGTAGCCTTACTGACATGTACAGAGCCTATTCAGGCCTCAGACAATACTGCAGGCGGAACGGTCGAACTGCCAGTCGGGCTCCGTGTATCAGATATCAGTTTCTCTGAATGTCCTGTTCTGGGTTCTACAGTTGAGGAAGTAGATTCGGCGATTGAATGTTTACGACAGGTTTGGGAGATCAAGGAAGTCAAGATAAAAACACAGCAGTCTAGCATTTCCAACACCGTCTGCGGTGAAGACATTATTATCAAGAACCACACTGTGTTGAAGAGTTTGCAGCTGAAATCAAATTAA